One region of Flavobacterium pisciphilum genomic DNA includes:
- a CDS encoding TIGR02391 family protein: protein MTKSFDDITLRNISDIISNLLTHTKITEHLAGANISQSQIGTNKTDRLFYALKEKQIQDNCGNNVLAFVVRLLNPKRYNSEDEFERDRTTINEKLVYEGIEIDKTGQPRLVEKAKTISEAKSRSLKIKEKVHGIGVHSEILPYCEAEWLKENYFHSILEITKSVAERLRQKSGYTSDGVDLVDDCFALGKDKRPMLAFNMLNNPSEESEHKGFGNFCKGFFSMYRNPKAHNPKILEDTQLSEMTEVLVVATIIHNKLDNTYKTGLK from the coding sequence ATGACAAAATCCTTTGATGACATAACCTTGCGAAATATATCTGACATTATATCAAATCTATTAACGCATACAAAAATCACAGAACATTTAGCTGGTGCTAATATTTCTCAATCGCAAATTGGTACAAACAAAACCGACAGACTTTTTTATGCATTAAAAGAAAAGCAAATACAAGACAATTGTGGAAATAATGTATTGGCATTTGTAGTTAGGTTATTAAATCCTAAAAGATATAATTCCGAAGACGAATTTGAAAGAGACAGAACAACTATCAATGAAAAATTAGTTTACGAAGGGATAGAAATTGATAAAACCGGACAACCCCGACTAGTTGAAAAGGCTAAAACCATTTCAGAAGCTAAAAGCAGGTCACTTAAAATCAAAGAAAAAGTACACGGTATCGGAGTTCATTCAGAAATTTTACCATACTGCGAAGCCGAATGGCTGAAAGAAAATTATTTTCACTCTATACTAGAAATCACAAAAAGTGTTGCGGAAAGACTTAGGCAGAAAAGTGGCTATACTTCAGATGGAGTAGATCTGGTTGATGATTGTTTTGCTTTAGGAAAAGACAAAAGACCTATGCTTGCTTTTAATATGCTGAATAATCCAAGCGAAGAAAGTGAGCATAAGGGTTTCGGCAACTTCTGTAAAGGATTTTTTTCTATGTACCGAAATCCAAAAGCGCATAACCCGAAAATATTAGAAGACACTCAACTTTCAGAAATGACTGAAGTATTGGTTGTAGCTACAATTATTCATAACAAACTTGATAACACTTACAAAACAGGACTTAAATAG
- a CDS encoding molybdenum ABC transporter permease, producing MVASLVIGIIFLIAGLGLRYWLNRRKFYRRGPMGAEGFSSYESSVFIKFIEKVGKWIAYGLIIFGLLSLWVYSREKKDREIQNMEIQKQN from the coding sequence ATGGTCGCATCATTGGTTATAGGAATAATATTTTTGATTGCAGGTTTAGGACTTCGCTATTGGCTTAACCGACGAAAGTTTTACAGGCGTGGTCCGATGGGAGCCGAAGGTTTTTCATCTTATGAAAGTTCGGTTTTCATTAAATTTATTGAAAAGGTTGGTAAATGGATAGCTTATGGATTGATTATATTTGGACTTTTATCACTTTGGGTTTATTCTCGTGAGAAAAAAGATAGGGAAATCCAAAACATGGAAATCCAGAAACAGAATTAA
- a CDS encoding DUF3872 domain-containing protein, with the protein MIAIFNKFRIGLVPIYVMLAILTASVTLVSCSKDDELEIQNDFPFEVNVMPVPKDVANGQTVEIRIDIQRTGNYSNTQYFLRYFQFDGQGILRYYDEQPYLPNDLYPLPTEQFRLYYTSTSAVSQSFDVWISDSFGNEKQISFQFNSAD; encoded by the coding sequence CTATATTTAATAAATTCAGAATAGGATTAGTGCCGATATATGTAATGCTGGCAATCCTAACAGCTTCGGTAACTTTAGTATCTTGTAGTAAAGATGATGAACTCGAAATACAGAACGATTTTCCTTTCGAGGTAAACGTGATGCCAGTTCCAAAAGATGTAGCCAATGGACAAACGGTAGAAATACGCATTGACATACAGCGAACAGGCAATTACAGCAACACACAGTATTTTCTTCGCTATTTCCAATTTGACGGACAAGGCATATTGCGGTATTACGATGAGCAACCATATTTACCGAACGATTTATACCCATTACCCACAGAGCAATTTCGGTTGTACTATACTTCAACATCTGCCGTTTCGCAATCCTTTGATGTTTGGATTTCGGACAGCTTTGGAAATGAAAAACAGATAAGTTTTCAGTTTAATAGTGCTGATTAA